In Clostridium sp. DL-VIII, the following proteins share a genomic window:
- a CDS encoding transcriptional regulator, with protein MSVKEKVLEVMKEAGKPVSAGEVEKLSGLDRKEIDNAFKELKKESAIVSPVRCKWEPAN; from the coding sequence ATGAGCGTTAAGGAAAAGGTATTAGAAGTTATGAAAGAAGCAGGGAAACCTGTAAGTGCCGGTGAGGTTGAAAAATTATCTGGCTTAGATCGTAAAGAGATTGATAATGCATTTAAAGAATTAAAAAAAGAAAGTGCCATTGTATCACCAGTACGTTGTAAATGGGAACCAGCAAATTAG
- a CDS encoding TetR/AcrR family transcriptional regulator, producing MRRKDDEKQRNIKEAVIKLILKEGFHGTSISKIAREAGVSPATVYIYYENKEVMLQDIYKEYSEDIFECLLDKIDDFTSGKELIEILVTEYYLYIRDNNEIFHFVDQFASCPALSNQCSSRAGIRIFNDFLDTMKRQGIFKNFRNDNLMAILFYPIKSIAINSCIDEDEKTELLDELIEIIEDALLIK from the coding sequence ATGAGAAGGAAAGATGATGAAAAGCAAAGAAATATAAAAGAAGCAGTTATTAAGCTAATACTTAAGGAAGGATTTCATGGAACTTCTATTTCAAAGATAGCAAGAGAAGCAGGAGTATCACCAGCAACTGTATATATATATTATGAAAATAAAGAGGTTATGCTCCAGGATATATATAAGGAGTACTCAGAAGACATTTTTGAGTGTCTGCTAGATAAAATTGATGATTTCACTAGCGGAAAAGAACTTATAGAAATACTTGTTACAGAATACTATCTTTATATTAGAGATAATAATGAAATTTTTCATTTTGTAGATCAATTTGCAAGCTGCCCAGCTTTATCTAATCAATGTTCCTCAAGAGCAGGCATTAGAATTTTTAATGATTTCTTAGATACAATGAAAAGACAAGGGATTTTTAAAAACTTCAGAAATGATAATCTGATGGCTATACTTTTTTACCCGATAAAATCAATTGCAATAAATTCGTGCATTGACGAAGATGAAAAAACAGAATTATTAGATGAGCTTATTGAGATTATAGAAGATGCTTTATTAATAAAATAG
- the lon gene encoding endopeptidase La — protein sequence MMNLEEKYNQGLGVPVATSAVLLPGMIDTLRLNRFSKSEIEVLSNDDRVKVALILKQNFNQNNLKEEDFYRVGISFQINETYETEDGYEIKVKVLDRVEVKKIIFEEDAINVDFELAPDVIDITEKDQEEMISYIKRVTREISENFKGSESFMVSIKGYKDLNKLIGYLTTYMPLSNEEKYDLVETRSLKDRGLKFIDHLLKQKESLKLQFELAQKFTDKANKNYRESVLREQLRAIQKELNEGKSDSSKKDKDYLKRIEEAQMPDEIKEAALEELDKLESQGPNSSEYNVIRNYLDLLVSLPWKDNGDKAVDLNEARRILDEQHYGLEKVKDRILQHLAVMQLKKDKKGSILLLVGPPGTGKTSLGKSIAEALGRKYVRISLGGVRDEAEIRGHRRTYVGAMPGRIIQSIKKAEEMNPVMVLDEIDKLMTGYNGDPASALLEVLDPEQNDTFTDHYLNLPYDLSNVFFIATANSLDTIPRPLLDRMEIIEISSYTMNEKFHIGKNYLISAVLEEHGLNSTQFVIEDEALRKVISEYTLEAGVRGLKKQLATLARIASEKIVSNKVELPFKVTMDKLEDLLGRRVSSHDKAQSDNSPGVVTGLAWTPVGGEILFIEATDMLGNGQVTLTGQLGDVMKESAKISLSLLKSRLPMNAVNFKERDIHIHVPSGAVPKDGPSAGITLFTALASLVTGIKVDSKLAMTGEVTLRGAVLPIGGLKEKLLAAQRAGITKVLIPKDNEVDLKEVPSEVREQLNIIPVKTVEEVLKETLGIALPKVEHIFNQASFVQEAFNVNQI from the coding sequence ATGATGAATTTAGAAGAAAAATATAATCAAGGACTTGGAGTTCCAGTAGCAACAAGTGCTGTTTTATTACCAGGGATGATAGATACTTTAAGATTAAATAGATTTAGTAAAAGCGAAATCGAGGTTTTATCTAATGATGATAGAGTTAAAGTTGCATTGATTTTAAAGCAGAATTTTAATCAGAATAATTTAAAAGAAGAAGATTTTTATCGGGTAGGTATTTCATTTCAAATAAATGAAACATATGAAACAGAAGATGGCTATGAAATTAAAGTGAAGGTATTAGATAGAGTTGAAGTAAAAAAAATAATCTTTGAAGAAGATGCAATTAATGTAGACTTCGAGCTAGCACCAGATGTTATTGATATTACAGAAAAAGATCAAGAAGAGATGATAAGTTACATTAAAAGAGTTACCCGTGAAATAAGTGAGAACTTTAAAGGTTCGGAAAGCTTTATGGTAAGCATTAAAGGCTATAAAGATTTAAATAAGCTTATTGGATATTTAACTACTTATATGCCGCTTTCAAATGAAGAAAAATATGATTTAGTTGAAACAAGATCATTAAAGGATAGAGGATTAAAGTTTATAGATCATTTATTAAAGCAAAAAGAATCCTTAAAATTACAATTTGAATTGGCACAGAAATTTACTGATAAGGCTAATAAAAATTATAGAGAATCAGTATTGAGAGAACAGTTAAGAGCTATTCAAAAGGAATTAAATGAAGGAAAAAGTGATAGTTCAAAGAAAGATAAAGATTATTTAAAGAGAATTGAAGAAGCTCAGATGCCAGATGAAATAAAAGAGGCTGCATTAGAGGAATTAGACAAGTTAGAAAGTCAAGGTCCAAACAGTTCAGAGTATAATGTAATACGCAATTATTTAGATCTGTTGGTTTCGCTTCCTTGGAAAGATAATGGAGATAAGGCCGTTGATTTAAATGAAGCAAGACGCATTTTAGATGAACAGCATTATGGTCTTGAAAAAGTAAAAGATAGAATACTTCAACATTTAGCAGTAATGCAGCTTAAAAAGGATAAAAAAGGTTCTATATTGCTATTAGTTGGACCTCCTGGAACAGGAAAAACCAGCTTAGGTAAGAGTATTGCTGAAGCTCTTGGAAGAAAATATGTAAGAATAAGTCTTGGTGGTGTGCGTGATGAAGCAGAAATAAGAGGTCACAGGAGAACTTATGTAGGAGCAATGCCAGGTAGAATCATTCAAAGCATAAAGAAAGCTGAAGAAATGAATCCAGTTATGGTTCTAGATGAGATAGATAAACTTATGACAGGCTATAATGGTGACCCTGCAAGTGCACTATTAGAAGTATTAGATCCAGAGCAAAATGATACTTTTACTGATCATTATTTAAATTTACCTTATGATTTGTCAAATGTATTTTTTATAGCTACAGCTAACTCATTAGATACAATTCCTAGACCATTATTAGACAGAATGGAAATAATTGAGATATCAAGTTACACTATGAATGAAAAATTCCATATTGGTAAAAACTACTTAATATCAGCGGTTCTTGAAGAGCATGGTTTAAATTCTACACAGTTTGTTATAGAAGATGAAGCTCTTAGAAAAGTAATAAGTGAATATACATTAGAGGCTGGTGTGAGAGGTCTTAAAAAGCAATTAGCCACACTTGCCAGAATTGCATCAGAAAAAATCGTATCTAATAAAGTTGAATTACCATTTAAGGTTACAATGGATAAATTAGAGGATTTACTTGGAAGAAGAGTGTCAAGTCATGATAAAGCTCAAAGTGATAATTCACCAGGAGTTGTTACAGGACTTGCTTGGACACCTGTGGGAGGAGAAATCTTATTTATTGAAGCAACTGATATGTTAGGAAATGGACAAGTTACTTTAACAGGTCAATTAGGAGATGTTATGAAGGAATCAGCAAAAATCTCCTTGAGTTTACTAAAGTCAAGATTGCCAATGAATGCAGTGAATTTTAAGGAGAGGGATATTCATATCCATGTTCCATCAGGAGCTGTTCCAAAGGATGGACCATCCGCTGGAATAACATTATTCACAGCTCTAGCATCACTTGTTACAGGAATAAAAGTAGATTCAAAGCTTGCAATGACAGGAGAAGTTACTTTAAGGGGTGCTGTACTTCCAATAGGAGGACTTAAGGAAAAGCTATTAGCAGCTCAAAGAGCTGGAATAACAAAGGTGTTAATTCCAAAGGACAATGAGGTTGATTTAAAAGAAGTTCCAAGTGAAGTAAGAGAACAACTAAACATTATACCAGTTAAAACTGTAGAGGAAGTTCTTAAAGAGACATTAGGAATAGCATTACCTAAAGTTGAACATATTTTCAATCAAGCTAGTTTTGTTCAAGAAGCATTTAATGTAAATCAAATTTAG
- a CDS encoding glycoside hydrolase family 73 protein: MGKKRNNFKKKSREVLLIIFIMFTGIIGLRLYEGYNEKYRDINLDGLDTKRYIQAADGASADKLQVNWQYMAAIDGVRYKNDFSKITDESLNDLANMFIEKNSTSSKIKNNEYRLVELDEVLSKLSLNETEKEKVQHYIENLKYTGTQKNTLNDSSKQDFIQELYPQASEIYDKYGVLPSISISQAILESGWGKSELSAKSNNLFGIKADPSWKGKKVKMNTSEYYNKKIVDDFRAYDSHEDSMKDYGEFLNNNKRYKQSGVFEATQYLKQAKAIENAGYSTVQNDKGEDIYAELLIGIIQEQNLQLLDYECEMKYFNKN; encoded by the coding sequence ATGGGGAAAAAAAGGAATAATTTTAAGAAGAAAAGCAGAGAAGTATTGCTAATAATTTTTATTATGTTTACAGGAATTATTGGACTGCGATTATATGAAGGATATAATGAAAAATATAGGGATATTAATTTGGATGGACTAGATACAAAAAGGTACATACAAGCTGCAGATGGTGCTAGTGCAGATAAACTTCAGGTTAACTGGCAGTATATGGCGGCAATTGATGGTGTTAGATATAAAAATGATTTTTCTAAGATTACAGATGAAAGTTTAAATGATCTCGCAAATATGTTTATAGAAAAAAATAGTACAAGCTCTAAAATTAAAAATAATGAGTATAGATTAGTTGAGCTGGATGAAGTATTAAGTAAGTTATCATTAAATGAAACAGAAAAGGAAAAGGTACAGCATTACATAGAAAATCTGAAATATACAGGAACTCAAAAAAATACGTTAAATGATTCTTCGAAGCAGGATTTTATTCAGGAATTATATCCTCAGGCATCAGAAATATATGATAAATATGGAGTACTTCCTTCAATATCAATTTCTCAGGCAATATTGGAAAGTGGATGGGGAAAATCAGAGCTTAGTGCAAAAAGTAACAATTTATTTGGAATAAAAGCAGACCCTAGCTGGAAAGGGAAAAAGGTTAAAATGAATACTTCAGAATACTATAATAAAAAAATTGTTGATGATTTTCGTGCTTATGATAGTCATGAAGATTCAATGAAGGACTATGGAGAATTTCTTAATAATAATAAAAGATATAAACAAAGTGGGGTCTTTGAAGCCACTCAGTATTTAAAGCAAGCAAAGGCAATAGAAAATGCAGGTTATAGTACTGTACAAAATGACAAAGGTGAAGATATTTATGCAGAGTTATTAATTGGAATTATTCAAGAACAAAATCTTCAGCTTTTAGATTATGAATGCGAGATGAAATATTTTAATAAAAACTAA
- a CDS encoding GNAT family protein: MSNLINLYLRELEIKDLENYLYWNLPSREFRKYNGPYYAQSTEKELKRDIEEYRVRLLNGEKNVLQNKKIISNKDTDEIIGQVNWYWKSIETLWMEVGIVIFNENYWGKGIGHLALKMWINEIFDENPGLIRIGLSTWSGNTRMMKLAEKLQLKKEAVYRKARIVNNQYYDSISYGILKEEWEVIQDKL; this comes from the coding sequence ATGAGTAATTTAATAAATTTATATTTACGAGAATTAGAAATAAAGGATTTAGAGAACTATTTATATTGGAATCTTCCTTCGCGTGAATTCCGTAAATATAATGGGCCTTATTATGCACAAAGCACAGAAAAAGAATTAAAACGAGATATAGAAGAATATAGAGTTCGTTTATTAAATGGAGAAAAAAATGTTCTTCAAAATAAAAAGATTATATCAAACAAGGATACTGATGAGATAATTGGACAAGTGAATTGGTATTGGAAGTCAATAGAAACCTTGTGGATGGAAGTTGGAATTGTTATTTTTAATGAAAATTATTGGGGAAAAGGGATAGGCCATTTAGCTTTAAAAATGTGGATTAATGAAATATTTGATGAGAATCCGGGACTTATTAGAATTGGATTATCAACTTGGTCCGGAAATACAAGAATGATGAAGCTTGCAGAAAAGCTTCAGTTAAAAAAAGAAGCAGTATATAGGAAAGCAAGAATTGTTAACAATCAATATTATGATTCTATCAGCTATGGAATATTAAAAGAAGAATGGGAAGTTATACAAGATAAGTTATAA
- a CDS encoding four-helix bundle copper-binding protein, with translation MEATMTKSRNSLISEGNPMQSCIDTCSKCVQICEECINLCLQEDNVRERMYCIKTLQDCAEICSTSACFMSRGSGHIREISAVCAAICESCAKECSTFSDNHCQTCADICRQCASECRSMLNM, from the coding sequence ATGGAAGCAACTATGACTAAGTCAAGAAATTCATTAATATCTGAAGGGAATCCAATGCAATCATGTATTGATACATGCAGCAAATGTGTACAGATTTGTGAGGAGTGTATAAACTTATGCTTGCAAGAAGATAATGTGAGAGAAAGAATGTATTGTATTAAAACACTTCAAGATTGCGCTGAAATTTGTTCAACTTCAGCTTGCTTTATGTCAAGAGGAAGTGGCCACATAAGAGAAATATCCGCTGTATGTGCTGCAATTTGTGAAAGCTGTGCAAAAGAGTGCAGTACATTTAGTGATAATCATTGTCAAACATGTGCAGATATATGTCGTCAATGTGCTAGCGAATGTAGAAGCATGTTGAATATGTAG
- the cobT gene encoding nicotinate-nucleotide--dimethylbenzimidazole phosphoribosyltransferase: MEYNLEQLNSIINEIKDVNKEIIIEADKRMTSLAKPLKSLGKLEEMSIKLAGITGKIKNNINKRAIIIMCSDNGVVEEGVASSPQSVTLAQTINFTKGLTGVAVLAKANNTELMVVDVGINCDFEHPKVINKKIRKSTYNMSKGPAMSYNEAVKAILIGIECVKNAKNSGYEILGVGEMGIGNTSTSSAVLSSLTNINVEEVVGRGAGITDEAFEKKKEVIKIAIEINNPIKEDPIDVVSKVGGFDIAAMAGVFLGAAYYKIPVVIDGFISAVAALVAFRLNHKVKEYMFTSHDSKELGFKAAMKELGLSPILNLDMGLGEGSGCPLAFSILDSACAVMNNMATFEEAEIDDSYLDELKAMKK; encoded by the coding sequence ATGGAGTATAATTTAGAACAATTAAATAGTATTATAAATGAAATAAAAGATGTTAATAAAGAAATAATAATAGAGGCAGATAAAAGAATGACCTCCCTTGCAAAACCGCTAAAAAGTTTAGGAAAATTGGAAGAAATGTCAATAAAACTAGCTGGAATCACAGGCAAAATAAAAAATAATATAAATAAAAGGGCAATTATAATAATGTGCTCAGATAATGGTGTGGTTGAAGAGGGAGTTGCATCATCACCTCAATCTGTAACATTGGCTCAAACAATTAATTTTACAAAAGGATTAACAGGGGTTGCAGTACTTGCAAAAGCAAATAATACAGAACTTATGGTTGTGGATGTGGGAATAAATTGTGATTTTGAGCATCCAAAGGTAATAAACAAAAAGATAAGGAAATCGACATATAATATGTCTAAGGGACCTGCCATGAGCTATAATGAAGCTGTAAAAGCAATTTTAATTGGAATTGAATGCGTAAAGAATGCGAAAAACTCAGGGTATGAAATACTTGGTGTTGGAGAAATGGGAATAGGTAATACATCAACAAGCAGTGCAGTACTTTCATCATTAACTAATATCAATGTGGAAGAGGTTGTTGGAAGAGGAGCTGGAATTACAGATGAGGCTTTCGAGAAAAAGAAAGAAGTTATAAAGATTGCTATAGAAATAAACAATCCCATAAAAGAAGATCCAATAGATGTGGTTTCTAAAGTTGGAGGTTTTGATATAGCAGCTATGGCTGGGGTATTTTTAGGTGCTGCTTATTATAAAATTCCCGTTGTAATAGATGGATTTATATCAGCGGTTGCAGCTCTTGTAGCTTTTAGGTTAAATCATAAAGTAAAAGAATATATGTTTACTTCACATGATTCCAAAGAGTTGGGATTTAAAGCAGCAATGAAAGAACTTGGTTTAAGTCCAATATTAAATTTAGATATGGGACTTGGTGAAGGCAGCGGCTGTCCGTTAGCATTTTCTATACTTGATTCTGCATGTGCAGTAATGAATAATATGGCAACCTTTGAAGAAGCTGAAATTGATGACAGCTATTTAGATGAACTTAAAGCAATGAAAAAATAG
- a CDS encoding cob(I)yrinic acid a,c-diamide adenosyltransferase, translating to MELGLIHIYCGDGKGKTTAAMGLGMRAAGRNKKVLLTQFLKDNDTGELISIEKIGENFKVFKGAPVKKFFKFMTEEEQIATKNEHENRFKEVTKKAIDEKIDLLILDEIIASTNLDLVSLEEVVSFLENKPEGLEVVLTGRNPNEKLIELADYVSEVKAIKHPYEKGIASRIGIEK from the coding sequence ATGGAATTGGGATTGATTCACATTTATTGTGGTGATGGAAAGGGTAAGACTACAGCAGCTATGGGCCTTGGAATGAGAGCAGCTGGAAGAAATAAAAAGGTACTATTAACTCAATTTTTAAAGGATAATGATACAGGTGAACTGATTTCAATTGAAAAGATTGGTGAAAACTTTAAAGTATTTAAAGGAGCACCAGTTAAAAAGTTCTTTAAATTCATGACAGAAGAGGAGCAAATCGCAACTAAAAATGAACATGAAAATAGATTTAAAGAAGTTACTAAAAAAGCTATTGATGAAAAAATTGATTTACTGATATTAGATGAAATAATAGCTTCGACTAATTTAGATTTAGTTTCTCTAGAGGAAGTAGTAAGTTTTCTAGAAAATAAACCTGAAGGATTAGAAGTTGTATTAACAGGTAGAAATCCAAATGAAAAATTAATTGAGCTTGCAGATTATGTTTCGGAAGTAAAGGCTATAAAACATCCTTATGAAAAAGGAATAGCTTCAAGAATTGGTATAGAGAAGTAA
- a CDS encoding acyltransferase, with protein MKEPKKWIPELQSFSGLAIIFVVLIHATAYYLLSVLHMTYFEETDYVTRLVDNLIHGAVPIFIFIAGYKYALNDLNIPYEKFVKSRIAKVFKPFLIISIIFFIKSIITNNEYGDIFGLSKSFFKIFIGYNAAYQLWYIPMYVLISLTYPIIYKIINNEWFRTIFILGIIVIQYALSWYSDLLAGHPFDFVYYYLFFHMGLIFCKYDIKNKFKRWDILIIVVYIIVTLILTLNTSENLSGILKRFIIWPMSVAAYYFWIIRIKENKLLQYLGKYSFYIFLLHEPIFCTDISYIFKVYGIYYSVVESFIIAVLTIIITMLIYKIIENTFVKKLLF; from the coding sequence ATGAAGGAACCAAAAAAATGGATCCCAGAGCTGCAAAGTTTTAGTGGACTTGCTATCATATTTGTAGTTCTTATCCATGCTACAGCATATTATCTTTTAAGCGTATTACATATGACTTACTTTGAAGAAACAGATTATGTAACACGACTAGTGGATAACCTTATTCATGGGGCCGTACCAATTTTCATATTTATAGCTGGCTATAAATATGCATTAAATGATTTGAATATACCATATGAAAAATTTGTTAAAAGCAGAATAGCAAAAGTATTTAAACCATTCCTAATAATTAGTATTATATTTTTTATAAAAAGTATTATTACTAATAATGAATATGGAGATATATTTGGTTTAAGCAAAAGCTTTTTTAAAATATTTATAGGTTATAATGCTGCGTATCAGTTATGGTATATTCCAATGTATGTATTGATATCATTAACTTACCCAATAATATATAAAATAATAAATAATGAATGGTTTAGAACAATATTTATTTTAGGAATAATAGTAATCCAATATGCTTTATCTTGGTATAGTGATTTATTGGCTGGCCATCCATTCGATTTTGTGTATTATTATTTATTTTTCCATATGGGATTGATTTTTTGTAAGTATGATATAAAGAACAAATTTAAAAGATGGGACATTTTAATAATAGTTGTATACATAATTGTAACTCTAATATTAACATTAAATACTTCAGAAAACTTATCTGGAATATTAAAGCGATTTATAATATGGCCAATGTCAGTGGCTGCATATTATTTTTGGATCATAAGAATAAAGGAAAATAAGTTACTGCAATATTTAGGAAAGTATTCATTTTATATATTTTTATTACATGAGCCAATATTCTGTACAGATATATCGTATATTTTTAAAGTTTATGGGATCTATTATTCAGTAGTGGAATCATTTATAATAGCAGTATTAACGATTATTATAACAATGCTGATCTATAAGATTATAGAGAATACATTTGTAAAGAAATTATTATTTTAA
- a CDS encoding S8 family peptidase, which yields MTRKFIKILAAVSVVLALGYISINFYEKSNLNNSKLSCLSDFIKSMKNTDGKDLRTILRNIIIVKKPNGENSETSPNELEQYILDKIKDIKGINVIDEPKIIEIIKPIQKTPVKRDFQLGEITENNNKAVNDPGYRYEWDISYTEADKAWTLMKQKREVKVAVLDTGVDYTHPDLKDRVLKDKGYNFVDNDSETMDDNGHGTHVSGIIAASANNDIGISGITGTLNVKIIPVKVLDEDGEGEVTNIVKGIKYAVDNGADIINLSFGTNAKSKAIEEAINYAKSKGVFVVAAAGNDGGSDDNSSPASDGAFAVAAMDYNYKTADFSDYGNCIEVSAPGEEILSTVPGGYEAWDGTSMAAPIVSGIAAMVKAEDPKLSPSQIENILDSTAKDIMTKGKDQKSGYGLIDAYNAIKKVKQLESK from the coding sequence ATGACAAGGAAATTTATTAAAATATTAGCAGCAGTATCAGTAGTATTAGCATTAGGTTATATATCAATCAATTTCTATGAAAAAAGCAATCTAAATAATAGTAAGCTAAGTTGTTTAAGTGATTTTATAAAATCTATGAAGAATACTGATGGAAAGGATCTTAGAACTATATTAAGAAATATTATAATTGTTAAAAAACCTAATGGAGAAAATAGTGAAACATCGCCAAACGAGTTAGAACAATATATTTTAGATAAGATTAAAGATATAAAAGGAATAAATGTAATTGATGAACCTAAAATCATAGAAATAATTAAGCCAATACAAAAAACTCCTGTAAAAAGAGATTTTCAGTTGGGTGAAATAACAGAAAATAATAATAAGGCAGTGAATGATCCAGGATATAGGTATGAGTGGGATATAAGTTATACAGAAGCTGATAAAGCATGGACTTTGATGAAGCAAAAAAGAGAAGTGAAGGTTGCTGTTTTAGATACTGGAGTAGATTATACACATCCAGATTTAAAAGATAGAGTGTTAAAGGATAAAGGGTATAACTTTGTAGACAATGATTCTGAGACAATGGATGATAATGGACATGGAACTCATGTATCGGGAATAATTGCCGCAAGTGCAAATAATGACATAGGTATATCAGGAATTACTGGAACTTTAAATGTAAAAATAATTCCAGTAAAAGTACTTGACGAAGATGGAGAAGGAGAAGTAACTAATATTGTTAAAGGTATTAAATATGCGGTAGATAATGGTGCGGATATAATTAATTTGAGCTTTGGAACTAATGCTAAGAGTAAAGCAATTGAAGAGGCAATAAATTATGCTAAAAGCAAAGGAGTATTTGTGGTAGCAGCTGCCGGTAATGATGGTGGAAGCGATGATAACTCTAGCCCAGCTAGTGATGGTGCATTTGCAGTAGCTGCAATGGACTATAACTATAAAACTGCTGATTTTTCGGATTATGGTAATTGTATAGAAGTTTCCGCACCAGGTGAAGAAATATTAAGTACAGTTCCAGGTGGATATGAGGCATGGGATGGAACAAGTATGGCAGCACCAATAGTAAGTGGTATTGCAGCTATGGTTAAGGCAGAAGATCCAAAGTTATCTCCAAGCCAGATAGAAAATATTTTAGATAGTACAGCTAAAGATATTATGACTAAAGGAAAGGATCAGAAGTCTGGATATGGCCTCATAGATGCTTATAATGCTATTAAGAAAGTTAAACAACTGGAAAGTAAGTAA
- the cobJ gene encoding precorrin-3B C(17)-methyltransferase, translated as MGKLRVIGIGPGSIENMSLRALKAIEESNVIVGYNKYIDMIKDLVKDKELYSTGMKGEEARCKEALNLCKDKEVALISTGDAGIYGMAGLILELRENEEVEIIPGITASSAAGSVIGAPLMHDNCNISLSDLMTPYEDIKKRVKLAAEGDFIISLYNPKSKGRPDYLKECINIIREFRKASTPVAVVRHALREGQSYKLFTIGDFDPEVVDMMSIVIVGNSKSYYKDEKFITPRGYENKKEKSI; from the coding sequence ATGGGAAAATTAAGAGTAATAGGTATAGGACCAGGAAGTATTGAAAATATGAGCCTTAGAGCTTTAAAAGCAATAGAAGAAAGTAATGTTATTGTAGGTTACAATAAATATATAGATATGATAAAGGATTTAGTTAAAGATAAGGAATTATATTCGACAGGAATGAAAGGAGAAGAAGCTAGGTGCAAAGAGGCTCTAAATCTATGTAAGGATAAAGAAGTAGCATTAATTAGTACTGGGGATGCAGGAATCTATGGTATGGCTGGACTTATACTTGAACTTAGAGAAAATGAAGAGGTGGAAATAATTCCAGGAATCACTGCAAGCAGTGCAGCAGGTTCTGTAATTGGAGCACCTCTTATGCATGATAATTGTAATATTAGTTTAAGTGATCTTATGACACCTTATGAGGATATAAAGAAGAGAGTAAAACTTGCAGCAGAAGGTGATTTTATAATATCTCTATATAATCCTAAAAGTAAAGGAAGACCAGATTACTTAAAAGAATGTATAAATATTATAAGAGAATTTAGAAAAGCTTCAACACCTGTAGCAGTAGTAAGGCATGCCCTTAGGGAAGGCCAAAGCTATAAATTATTTACAATTGGAGATTTTGATCCTGAAGTAGTAGATATGATGTCAATAGTGATAGTAGGAAATTCAAAGAGTTATTATAAAGATGAGAAATTTATAACACCAAGAGGCTATGAAAATAAAAAAGAAAAGTCTATATAA
- a CDS encoding cobalt-precorrin-6A reductase produces MIGFILGTSEGRKILELINKYTNNIAVSTATTYGGELLKEFDIKVLNTKPLNKEEMLSWIKVNEIQVLVDASHPYAQEVTKTALQCTKELNIKFIRYEREGALENITDEDIIRVNGYDEAIEIIKKINGNVLNTTGGNNVVKFLDLDFNYRIIHRILPSPKVLNKIVEAGISIKDIIAMQGPISYELENGFIEQYKVKAILTKDSGIEGGVLEKYKAAKNAHIKLIVIEKPKFTGELIFKDEEELINYLVKVI; encoded by the coding sequence ATGATTGGATTTATATTAGGAACATCTGAAGGAAGAAAGATTTTAGAATTAATAAATAAATATACAAATAATATTGCGGTTTCTACGGCAACAACATATGGTGGAGAGCTTCTTAAGGAATTCGATATAAAAGTTTTAAATACAAAGCCACTAAATAAGGAAGAAATGTTAAGCTGGATTAAGGTAAATGAAATTCAAGTTTTAGTAGATGCTTCACATCCATATGCCCAGGAAGTAACAAAAACGGCCTTACAATGTACAAAAGAGCTTAATATTAAATTCATAAGGTACGAAAGAGAAGGTGCCCTAGAAAACATAACTGATGAAGATATAATAAGAGTTAATGGTTATGATGAAGCTATTGAAATAATAAAAAAAATAAATGGGAATGTTTTAAATACAACAGGCGGAAATAATGTTGTTAAATTTTTGGATTTAGATTTTAACTATAGGATTATACATAGAATTTTACCATCACCTAAAGTTTTAAATAAAATAGTAGAAGCTGGAATAAGTATAAAAGATATTATTGCAATGCAGGGACCAATATCGTATGAGCTTGAAAATGGATTTATTGAGCAGTATAAAGTTAAAGCAATATTAACGAAGGATAGTGGAATTGAAGGCGGAGTATTAGAAAAATATAAGGCTGCTAAGAACGCTCATATTAAGTTAATCGTGATTGAGAAACCAAAGTTTACAGGAGAATTGATCTTTAAAGATGAAGAGGAATTGATTAACTATTTAGTAAAGGTAATTTAA